In one window of Gudongella oleilytica DNA:
- a CDS encoding AI-2E family transporter, giving the protein MKVERNVKYITIAIYSFVVIALSIAFYLIASNYGAFKESVRGLMKSMQPIFIGASMAYLVNFVMEAVERYLLKPALPKKTKLKVLRPISIIITYAIISVFLYFFVSIIFPQIIASIIKVVNDITANFDNITGWVVEFVEGINIRQEYLDLVVDYWNEFLNNLMGFLTGLLPVLGEIVAVVLSSVWNIVLGVIVSIYILSDKERFKALSRKMTFGLFSVPRANRIIELTRRADHIFGRFLGGKMLDSAIIALINYGFMIFFKMPYPVLVSFIVGLTNIIPFFGPFIGMVPSFFIILTASPVKAFWFLVQILLIQQFDGNFLGPKILGDSLGISAFWILFSLLVAGKFLGFIGLVIGVPLFVFIYSVVKDNVERRLKDKGLPVETASYVVDK; this is encoded by the coding sequence ATGAAGGTTGAAAGGAATGTAAAGTACATTACAATAGCTATATACAGCTTCGTGGTAATTGCACTTAGCATTGCCTTTTATTTGATAGCCTCAAACTATGGAGCTTTCAAGGAATCAGTTCGTGGGTTAATGAAAAGCATGCAGCCAATATTCATAGGTGCATCAATGGCTTATCTTGTAAATTTTGTTATGGAGGCGGTAGAGAGATATTTGCTGAAGCCCGCCCTTCCGAAAAAGACGAAACTGAAGGTGTTAAGACCCATAAGCATTATTATTACTTATGCAATAATCTCTGTGTTTCTATACTTTTTCGTTTCGATAATATTTCCTCAAATCATCGCATCTATTATAAAGGTAGTAAACGATATTACAGCTAATTTCGATAATATTACCGGATGGGTGGTCGAGTTCGTTGAAGGGATAAATATCAGGCAGGAATACCTTGACCTGGTGGTAGACTACTGGAACGAGTTTTTGAACAATTTGATGGGATTCCTTACAGGACTTCTTCCCGTTCTGGGTGAGATAGTGGCAGTAGTTCTTTCCAGCGTATGGAATATCGTATTGGGAGTCATTGTATCAATATACATTTTATCAGACAAGGAAAGGTTCAAAGCTCTGTCAAGGAAAATGACCTTTGGTTTGTTTTCTGTGCCAAGAGCCAACAGGATAATAGAGCTGACAAGACGTGCAGACCATATATTCGGAAGGTTCCTGGGAGGAAAGATGCTCGATTCAGCAATAATTGCCTTAATAAACTACGGATTCATGATATTTTTTAAGATGCCATATCCAGTACTTGTCTCATTTATTGTCGGCCTAACAAATATCATACCGTTCTTTGGTCCTTTTATCGGCATGGTCCCGTCATTCTTCATCATACTTACAGCTTCACCGGTAAAGGCATTCTGGTTTCTGGTTCAAATACTCCTGATCCAGCAGTTTGACGGAAATTTTCTGGGTCCAAAGATTCTTGGTGATTCTCTCGGGATATCGGCTTTCTGGATATTGTTCTCCCTGCTCGTTGCAGGTAAATTTCTTGGTTTTATAGGTCTTGTCATTGGAGTGCCGCTGTTTGTGTTTATTTATTCCGTAGTCAAGGACAATGTAGAAAGAAGGCTTAAGGATAAGGGCCTCCCGGTAGAAACTGCAAGCTATGTTGTGGATAAGTAA
- a CDS encoding 1-aminocyclopropane-1-carboxylate deaminase/D-cysteine desulfhydrase — MRMPKKIELANLPTRIDHLDRFSEELGVDIWIKRDDQTGSEISGNKVRKLEFAVKEAIDSGCDYLITCGGIQSNHARATAAVAARLGMGSRLVLRGTERQVAEGNLFLDKILGATVRFITPEEYSSSRGEIMQEEADKLALEGHKAYILPEGASNGIGSFGYINAFNEILEQEEKMGIEFDAIVATVGSGGTFSGLLYGNEINGNRKDIIGFNIAGTAEGFREIVMGLLEEIGEMTGAGSKLEPGDIKIIDGYPGLGYALSRKEEIDFIRHFSMTEGIILDPVYTGKAMYGLYSEIKNGNLKNYKNILFIHTGGLFGWTEEARSLI, encoded by the coding sequence ATGAGGATGCCGAAGAAAATTGAACTTGCCAATTTACCTACCAGGATCGATCACCTCGACAGGTTCAGCGAGGAGCTTGGAGTCGATATTTGGATCAAGAGAGATGATCAGACCGGTTCCGAAATATCGGGGAACAAGGTCAGAAAGCTTGAATTCGCTGTGAAGGAGGCTATAGATTCGGGCTGTGACTACCTAATTACCTGCGGAGGCATACAGTCAAACCATGCAAGGGCAACTGCAGCGGTTGCGGCAAGACTGGGCATGGGCTCAAGACTGGTTCTAAGGGGTACTGAGCGTCAGGTAGCTGAGGGGAACCTGTTTCTAGACAAAATACTCGGGGCAACAGTAAGATTCATTACTCCCGAGGAGTACTCCAGCTCAAGGGGAGAGATCATGCAGGAGGAGGCTGATAAGCTAGCATTAGAGGGGCATAAGGCATATATACTTCCTGAAGGAGCTTCAAACGGCATCGGTTCATTCGGCTATATAAATGCATTCAATGAGATCCTTGAGCAGGAAGAGAAAATGGGCATAGAGTTTGATGCAATAGTAGCTACTGTTGGCTCAGGAGGAACCTTCTCGGGACTTCTTTATGGAAATGAGATAAATGGAAACAGGAAGGATATTATTGGATTTAACATAGCAGGAACCGCAGAGGGATTCAGGGAGATCGTGATGGGTCTTCTTGAGGAAATCGGTGAGATGACTGGAGCAGGGTCGAAGCTGGAACCTGGTGATATTAAAATCATAGATGGATACCCGGGGCTTGGATATGCCTTAAGCCGAAAGGAAGAGATAGACTTTATAAGGCATTTCTCAATGACTGAGGGTATAATTTTGGACCCGGTCTACACCGGGAAGGCGATGTATGGTCTATATTCTGAGATCAAGAATGGTAATCTTAAGAACTATAAGAATATTCTCTTCATCCATACTGGTGGACTTTTCGGATGGACTGAGGAGGCAAGGAGCCTTATATGA
- the lepB gene encoding signal peptidase I, whose translation MKERKGKGSEMADWLISLAVAMFVALFIVSNIATVTQVKEQSMEPTFQENDRVFVYKLGYILSGPERGDVVILNKNSVKSGIFINMINELEEIANSINYRLGRPAEKNILIKRVIGIPGDRILIADGKVYLNGEALSEDYVNGETYTVAMGMEEEVIPEGKVFVMGDNRGNSLDSRNLGFISFSQLKGKVVYRFFPIDKAGAVQ comes from the coding sequence TTGAAGGAAAGAAAAGGAAAGGGCAGTGAAATGGCGGATTGGTTGATTTCTTTAGCTGTTGCCATGTTTGTAGCTCTTTTTATAGTATCGAATATAGCTACGGTTACTCAGGTAAAAGAGCAGTCGATGGAACCAACCTTTCAAGAGAATGACAGGGTCTTCGTATATAAGCTGGGATATATTTTGTCAGGTCCGGAGAGAGGCGATGTTGTAATCCTCAACAAGAACTCTGTTAAGAGCGGGATTTTTATAAATATGATAAATGAGCTTGAGGAAATTGCCAACAGCATAAATTATAGGCTGGGAAGACCTGCTGAAAAAAATATATTGATCAAGAGGGTCATAGGGATTCCGGGTGACAGGATACTTATAGCTGATGGCAAGGTCTATCTCAATGGCGAAGCCTTGTCAGAGGATTATGTAAATGGCGAAACCTACACGGTGGCTATGGGCATGGAGGAGGAAGTCATTCCTGAAGGAAAGGTCTTTGTAATGGGCGACAACAGAGGCAACAGTCTTGACAGCAGAAATCTTGGTTTTATAAGCTTTAGTCAGCTTAAGGGAAAGGTTGTATACAGATTCTTTCCCATAGATAAGGCAGGAGCAGTCCAATAA